The Crocinitomicaceae bacterium genome includes a region encoding these proteins:
- a CDS encoding T9SS type A sorting domain-containing protein — protein MKKIILLSSLSVYFSLTFSQDLNLGLVGYYPFDGNANDNSTTALNGVVNGASLATGLGGETNGAYSFDGVNDYISLGTSNRGITDVITISFWAKTSSLADQYPISKYTYTEDAGYFTVFNNGYAGTAGRDGSGSFVFTDYSDTYIADNQWHHIISVVYENTWEIWVDCQLEKTITTGTSNPAIDNSQDLILGKWGLENSNFYTGELDEVRIYNRVLTIQEMELLCNYDQYNTLAEDSKDEFTIYPNPATQFVNIELDDCSMSIIDEAGKVVFNCSIELKSLITLDISSWERGVYFIQFITTEGIETKKLIIQ, from the coding sequence ATGAAAAAAATTATTTTACTTAGTTCCCTTTCTGTTTATTTTTCTTTGACTTTTAGTCAGGATTTGAATCTTGGTTTGGTTGGGTACTATCCTTTTGATGGGAATGCTAATGACAATAGTACAACGGCGTTGAATGGAGTTGTCAACGGAGCTTCACTGGCAACGGGTTTAGGTGGTGAAACTAACGGTGCATACTCATTTGACGGAGTGAATGATTACATTTCACTCGGAACTTCAAACAGAGGAATCACCGATGTTATTACTATTAGTTTCTGGGCAAAAACATCCAGTCTTGCAGATCAGTATCCAATTTCAAAATATACCTATACTGAAGATGCCGGTTATTTTACAGTATTCAATAATGGTTACGCAGGAACTGCAGGAAGAGATGGATCCGGCTCGTTTGTTTTTACAGACTACAGCGACACTTATATAGCCGATAACCAGTGGCATCACATAATATCAGTTGTTTATGAAAACACATGGGAAATATGGGTAGACTGTCAACTTGAAAAAACTATCACCACCGGAACGTCTAATCCAGCAATAGATAATTCTCAAGATTTAATTTTAGGCAAATGGGGATTAGAAAATTCAAACTTTTATACCGGAGAGCTGGATGAAGTTAGAATATATAATAGGGTATTAACCATTCAGGAAATGGAGTTACTTTGCAATTACGATCAGTATAACACTCTTGCTGAAGATTCAAAAGACGAGTTCACTATCTACCCAAATCCTGCTACACAGTTTGTCAATATTGAACTTGATGACTGCTCTATGAGTATCATTGATGAAGCTGGTAAAGTTGTTTTTAATTGTTCCATTGAATTAAAAAGTTTAATTACTCTTGATATCTCATCATGGGAAAGAGGTGTTTACTTTATCCAGTTTATTACCACCGAAGGTATCGAGACTAAAAAACTCATTATCCAATAA
- the pseG gene encoding UDP-2,4-diacetamido-2,4,6-trideoxy-beta-L-altropyranose hydrolase, producing MINKTQIVFRCDGNSTIGLGHLYRSLALAEFIENHFSITFLTKVETTHQIIPDKYKTNFIPQDFSIEQEIDFIFTEYQTKSSIFVIDGYQFTQAYIESLCTKFKVVYLDDVHTFKNPADLIINHAGGLDPLDIYSDFLSRKCLGTDYVMLRKDFLRKNKFSTKKFDVLICFGGADPDNYTCKTIAQLDSSLNKIVVLGSAFKYAEQLEKLQNQNCKIIKGATAYQMAELMQQTAFAITSASTVSLEFLACSDGCLYLIQTADNQKFIFNYLISYGVARKFEGQLDFFNRQKELIDGNSPERLLKEFVTLEYELGMTLRYADQSDIHEVYNWVNDAEVRKQSYLSDPIPFDTHSKWYMKKISDDNSVYFIALFEEIRIGQIRFDIEDSKATISYLLSPSSRGKGFAQPLLKLGIKKLLKEKNGIKEILGYVKTTNSASCKSFKACNFNEEKTTDYPDSFLYRLKL from the coding sequence GTGATAAATAAAACGCAGATAGTTTTTCGCTGCGATGGAAATTCAACCATTGGACTGGGTCATTTGTACCGTTCATTAGCACTTGCTGAATTTATTGAGAATCATTTTTCCATTACATTTCTGACCAAGGTTGAAACAACTCATCAGATAATACCTGACAAGTACAAGACTAATTTTATACCTCAAGACTTTTCTATTGAACAAGAAATTGACTTTATTTTTACAGAGTACCAGACGAAATCTTCCATTTTTGTCATAGATGGATATCAGTTTACCCAAGCATATATTGAAAGCCTTTGTACAAAATTTAAAGTTGTTTACCTTGATGACGTGCATACCTTCAAAAATCCTGCTGATCTAATTATAAATCACGCTGGTGGTCTTGATCCTCTTGACATTTATTCAGATTTCCTTAGCAGAAAATGTCTCGGTACAGATTACGTCATGTTGAGAAAAGATTTCTTACGAAAAAACAAATTTTCTACAAAGAAATTTGACGTCTTGATATGTTTCGGAGGTGCTGATCCTGACAATTACACATGTAAAACAATTGCACAACTTGATTCATCACTCAATAAAATAGTAGTCTTAGGTTCCGCTTTCAAATATGCTGAACAACTTGAAAAACTACAGAATCAAAACTGTAAGATAATTAAGGGGGCAACTGCATATCAAATGGCAGAATTGATGCAACAGACAGCATTTGCAATTACCAGCGCCAGTACAGTATCACTTGAATTTCTCGCATGTTCTGACGGCTGTTTATACCTTATTCAGACAGCAGATAACCAAAAATTCATATTCAATTATTTAATTTCATACGGTGTTGCTAGAAAATTTGAAGGACAATTGGATTTTTTTAATCGCCAAAAAGAATTGATTGATGGTAATTCACCGGAGCGATTATTAAAGGAGTTTGTTACACTAGAGTATGAACTTGGAATGACTCTTAGATACGCAGATCAATCAGACATTCACGAAGTGTACAATTGGGTAAATGATGCTGAAGTTAGAAAACAATCATATTTATCTGATCCAATTCCATTTGATACACATAGCAAATGGTACATGAAAAAAATCTCGGATGATAACTCCGTTTACTTTATTGCGCTGTTTGAAGAAATTCGTATTGGTCAGATCAGATTTGATATTGAGGATTCCAAAGCAACAATCAGTTATCTATTGTCTCCATCAAGCAGGGGGAAAGGATTTGCACAACCATTGCTCAAATTGGGTATAAAAAAACTGCTCAAAGAAAAAAATGGAATCAAAGAAATATTGGGTTATGTAAAAACTACTAATTCTGCATCATGCAAATCATTCAAAGCATGCAATTTTAATGAAGAAAAAACAACTGATTATCCGGATTCGTTTCTTTACAGATTAAAACTATGA
- a CDS encoding methyltransferase domain-containing protein yields MEFKTEQTDFWSGNFGKDYTERNLFTESEWDSYYLKQYGLTKLEMNDEFIGNLPKDAKILEVGCNIGMQLRGLQSQGFTNLYGIELQWYGVERSKELLKGINIIQGSGFDIPFRDNYFDVVVTNGVLIHISPNDYTKIMSEIYRCSKKYIWGFEYFADQITEINYRGNTGFLWKADFAKEFQNRFSDLKMVKTKLYPYINQVESGNTDAMYLLSK; encoded by the coding sequence ATGGAATTTAAAACAGAACAAACCGATTTTTGGTCAGGCAACTTTGGAAAAGACTATACTGAGCGCAATCTCTTCACCGAGTCTGAATGGGATAGTTACTATTTGAAACAATACGGCTTAACCAAATTAGAAATGAATGATGAGTTTATTGGTAACCTTCCAAAGGATGCTAAAATCTTGGAGGTTGGTTGTAATATTGGTATGCAACTCAGAGGTCTTCAAAGCCAAGGATTCACGAATCTTTATGGAATCGAATTACAATGGTATGGTGTAGAAAGATCAAAAGAACTGCTAAAAGGCATCAACATTATTCAGGGAAGCGGGTTTGATATTCCGTTTAGAGATAATTATTTTGATGTGGTAGTCACCAATGGCGTTCTGATACACATTTCACCAAATGACTACACGAAGATCATGTCTGAGATTTACCGTTGTTCAAAAAAGTATATCTGGGGATTTGAATATTTTGCAGATCAGATCACAGAAATAAATTACAGAGGGAATACAGGATTTTTATGGAAAGCTGATTTCGCTAAAGAATTTCAAAACCGATTTTCTGATTTAAAAATGGTTAAAACAAAATTGTATCCATACATTAATCAGGTTGAATCAGGTAATACAGATGCCATGTACCTACTGTCAAAATAA
- the pseI gene encoding pseudaminic acid synthase, giving the protein MKAIKIGNFELGKGKTFIIAELSANHNGSLETAIQTIKAAKKAGADCIKLQTYTADSITLNIKNDYFRIKQGTVWDGRYLYDLYQEAYTPWDWHKELFRVAKEEGLICFSSPFDKAAVDLLESLDAPAYKIASFEITDVPLIEYVASKNKPVIISTGIADEEDIALAIETCKKAGNDQIILLQCTSEYPATPESAILSNISEIIKKFGVLSGLSDHTLGIEAAILSVALGSAVIEKHFILDKKIGGVDSHFSLDSEDFQKMVEGVRLAEKMIGSPNFEMTEKKKRSREFSRSLFIAEDIKAGEKFTENNVRSVRPGFGMHPKHLKNILGKTAAHDLQSGNPLKNDDII; this is encoded by the coding sequence ATGAAAGCTATTAAAATCGGGAATTTTGAACTTGGCAAAGGTAAAACTTTCATAATTGCTGAACTATCAGCAAATCATAATGGAAGTTTGGAAACGGCAATTCAGACTATAAAAGCCGCAAAAAAAGCAGGAGCAGATTGCATCAAATTGCAAACTTATACAGCCGACTCAATCACGCTGAATATTAAAAATGATTACTTCAGAATCAAACAAGGAACAGTCTGGGATGGCAGATATCTATACGATTTATATCAAGAAGCTTATACGCCCTGGGATTGGCATAAAGAATTATTTCGTGTAGCAAAAGAAGAAGGTTTAATCTGTTTTTCATCTCCCTTTGACAAAGCCGCTGTTGATTTGCTTGAATCATTAGATGCACCGGCATATAAAATTGCGTCGTTTGAAATAACTGATGTGCCACTGATAGAATACGTAGCGTCTAAAAATAAACCTGTGATTATATCTACCGGCATTGCAGATGAAGAAGATATCGCGCTGGCTATTGAGACATGTAAAAAAGCTGGAAACGATCAGATAATTTTATTACAATGTACGTCAGAATATCCTGCAACGCCGGAATCTGCAATACTTTCAAATATTTCTGAAATTATAAAAAAGTTTGGCGTACTTTCCGGATTATCAGATCACACGTTAGGCATTGAAGCAGCCATCTTAAGTGTTGCACTTGGCAGTGCTGTGATTGAAAAACACTTCATACTTGATAAAAAAATTGGTGGAGTTGATTCACATTTCTCACTTGATTCTGAAGATTTTCAAAAGATGGTTGAAGGCGTACGTCTGGCAGAAAAAATGATTGGTTCACCCAATTTTGAAATGACAGAAAAGAAAAAAAGAAGCCGTGAATTTTCTCGTTCACTTTTTATTGCTGAGGACATAAAAGCCGGTGAAAAATTTACCGAAAACAATGTTAGGTCAGTTAGACCGGGATTTGGCATGCACCCGAAACATTTGAAAAATATTCTCGGAAAAACCGCTGCACATGACCTACAGAGCGGAAATCCTCTAAAAAATGATGACATAATTTGA
- the pseF gene encoding pseudaminic acid cytidylyltransferase, translating to MPCTYCQNKLKAIAIIPARGGSKRIPGKNIKLFAGKPIIAYSIDTLKKSNLFQRIIVSTDDSSIEKIALQYGAEVPFTRSSENSNDHAVLADVIAEVLHNLSAENLDFDIICCMLATAPFINSDQLIEMSQQLKPGVEAVFTVQQFGFPIYRALQKNNEGLMSMIWPENMKKRSQDFNPAFHDAGQVYFIRKSAFMEQKKLYPEKSFGFEINALDAVDIDTPEDWVIAEKLFELRNNSGDK from the coding sequence ATGCCATGTACCTACTGTCAAAATAAATTGAAAGCTATTGCCATCATACCAGCACGCGGCGGAAGCAAGCGAATTCCGGGAAAGAACATTAAATTGTTTGCGGGAAAACCGATTATTGCTTATTCAATAGATACGTTAAAAAAATCAAATTTATTTCAGCGTATTATCGTTTCAACGGATGATAGTTCAATTGAAAAAATTGCTCTTCAATATGGAGCAGAAGTTCCGTTCACTCGAAGTTCAGAAAATTCAAATGATCATGCAGTGCTTGCTGATGTCATTGCAGAAGTATTGCATAATTTATCAGCAGAAAATCTTGATTTTGACATAATATGTTGCATGCTTGCAACGGCACCATTTATTAACTCAGATCAGCTAATCGAAATGAGTCAACAACTGAAGCCTGGGGTTGAAGCAGTATTCACTGTACAGCAATTTGGATTTCCGATTTACCGTGCGTTGCAAAAAAATAATGAAGGCTTAATGTCCATGATTTGGCCTGAAAACATGAAGAAGCGTTCACAAGATTTTAACCCCGCTTTTCACGATGCCGGTCAAGTTTATTTTATCCGAAAATCCGCTTTTATGGAACAGAAAAAACTCTACCCAGAAAAGTCGTTTGGATTTGAAATTAATGCCTTAGATGCGGTAGATATTGATACACCAGAGGATTGGGTGATTGCAGAAAAATTATTTGAACTCAGAAATAATTCAGGTGATAAATAA